The genomic stretch CAGAATTGTTTAGTAGCACAATTTGAAGAGGTGTGGGTGGCAGATCATGCGTATTTTTCTAATAGAAATCTTTAGTGGAATATATCACTTACCATACCAGTGTAGAATGGGGAGGTGGATTTGATAACTTCTTTGATCTTTTGTACTTATCGAGCTTAGACAAGGCAGAGAGGAAGTAAAATCATTTTATCATGCATTGTCCATTTCAGTAGGCTCCCCATTTTCTTGGAAGAGTACTTGGAGAGGTAAGGTTCCTTCAAGAGTGACTCTTTTTGTGTGGATGGAGGCTCTAGAGAGGATCTTAACTTTGAATAACTTGAGAAGAGGAGAGTTATAGTGGTATGCTAGTGTTTCTACGTGTAAGAGGAATGGGGAGCccattgatcatcttcttcttcattgtgaagtggcaaGAGAGTTATGAGTGCGCTATTCCGTCTTTTTGGTGTAGAATGGATTATGCCTAGAAAGGTAATAGAGTTGTTGGATAGTTGGAGAGGTTAGGTGGGAGGTGTAACATATTATAAGTTTGGAAGATCgttgtgcttaatgtggtgcatttaGAGAAAGCAAAATACATGGagctttgaagattgtgagattTCGGTGGTAGAACTAAAATCCATTATGTTCAAATTCCTTTATGTATGGATGGCGGTGTCTAATAGTCATAATTTTTCTAGTAGCAAGGGATGAACAAAAATCTAAAGCCTTGATTCAAAATTATCTTGATATACCCCCATGAGGATCTGTTTAGGCGGTGTATAATAGTCATAATGGGGGTAAATCAAGATAATTATGATTTCACCACTTCCAATATCAAGGATTAAATCAGATATTGATTCTTAAaaggcatgcatgcatgctagAGATCATGCCACATTCATGACCTATACTGGGTAAAAGAATGTATAATACTTGTAGGTCATACCCAGTTGAACCAATATAGGTCATGAACGTGGCATCATCTCTAGCATGTATGCATGCCTTTTAAGAATCAATATCtgatttaaagtttttttttgtcagttttTGAACTTGAATGCGCACTTGGGTCAAACCTCATAGATGTCCTCTAGGGAGGATACGAGGATAGAATGGGAGTGATAAATTAAAAGGGAACAAATCAAATTGACAATTAGTATAGGTTTAATGTTGATGTGGAGCTAAATGTCATTTCAGTCATTCAAATTGGAATTGCATACAAGATATTGACCATAATCATTGATGTTTGTTGTATGTGGTGTAATTTTATGTACCTGTACATATAGATATAAATTGCAGTTATCATTGTGCCTGCAGTATGCTTGCATCCTTTTTGAAAACTCAGTCACTTGTAGGTGTGAGATTCTTTAGAGTAAATCATCTTTTACAAATTATGTGTTACATTACACTGGTTCTTGTAAATTTTACTTATTGTATGCTTTTCTTTGACTAGCTACCTCTTATTGTTAGTACAGGTACAGATTTATGCTAGCAATAAAATACACAAGGAAGAAAGGTCATGCATGGGAAAATGGGATGTCCAATCCTTGGTCATGTCTTCTTCAGAGTTTTATGGACCAGAAAAGTTGGGTACAGAGGATAAAGTACCTAGACACATTAAATTTGCCTTTAGGAATCCTATTCGGTGCCGCATCATTTGGATAACACTCCGTCTTCAGCGACCTGGTTCAGGTTCTGTTAGTTTTGAGAAAGACTTAAATCTTTTGTCTTTAGATGAAAACCCCTTCGCACAAGTAAATCGACGTGCCTCTTTTGGAGGGTCAGTTGAGAGTGACCCTTGTCTGCATGCCAAAAGGATTCTTGTAGTTGGAAGCTCGGTAAAAAAAGAGACGGGGCTTACATCAGCACAAGGCCCTGACCAGATGAATTTTAAAAGCTGGTTGGAGAGAGCTCCACAATCATATAGATTCAAGGTAAAACTAATGCTTCTGTGCTTTTTCCTCTCATTATTTCAGCTCATTATTgaatgagaaatgatagaattcattcaTTGTGGATGAatcaatcattgaatttgtgtgtggtctacatgagtccacaaatctaatggctaatctattgaatttgttgagatgaggaaaataggagaaaaatattgatgtgaaTAATTTCTCTTATTGAACTATGTCGATATGCATTGCCACTGAAAATCCTCTTTTATGCTTCTAGGTTCCAATTGAGACTGAGAGCTTGATGGACAATGACCTTGTCTTGGAACAGTATCTATCTCCTGCTTCACCGTTGCTTGCTGGATTTCGCCTAGATGCTTTCACTGCGATAAAGCCTCGGGTTACCCATTCACCCTCTTCAGATATACATAGCAAGGAGACATCAATGACATTCTTGGAAGACAGATACGTCTCTCCAGCTGTGTTGTATATACAAGTGTCTTATCTCCAGGTATTTACTGCCTTGCTTTTTCAGGTTGCTGTTAGATTAGCCTGGCTAATCCTGTGTAGCTCATTTTCCATGCACAGTGGATGTGAACATGAAGTTCTACATTCCTCttaatatgttttctttcattGCTCATATATTAGCCACTTTCTTACACTTGGTCAGCCCTTGGTTTCTTTGACCAATGACTAGTTGTTCTTTCAGCATGCAATTTATTAAATCTTGACAAATACTTACAAGGACAATTCTTGGCCACCCTTCTTGCACTAGGCTACCTGAGAATGTGTTAATTGGAGACAACTGCTTTCTCTTTGTGGTGCCATAAAACCCATAAGTTTTCATCAATTGATTCTCTTCTCCCTCATACCCCAATTTGATATATGATCAATATGATAATTACAAGCAGCAGCCAAACAGCAATTCTTAATGATGAGGACTTCTACTGAAAAACAGGAGAGACAACTAAAAAGTTTGCTGATGTAGATTTTCTCAGGACAGTTGACTAGGAGTGTCTTTGGTTGCAATTTCAAAGTGAAACACAAGAAGTTTTCAGATGTGTCTCCCACAAAGCACTTctcagtttttgttttcaaaataattttctaaacacaaaacactttttgtaaaacaaaaaacacttttagaaaCTCCCCCATCTTCATATAAGAATGTTTTAGAAACACATGTTCAGTTTTCAAAAAGAACTGAAAAAcacatttgaaaatgtaaaacaaaaaacacttttagaaaCTCCCCCATCTTCATATAAGAATGTTTTAGAAACACATGTTCAGTTTTCAAAAAGAACTGAAAAACACATTTGAAAACTCGATTTCAATCTTTCATGCACCAGCCTCTACTTAGGAAAAAACAGTGGAGGCTAACCTCCACAAGGTAGAGGCTGCCCTTTCACCCATATGGTAATTGAAGTCGAGCTAAAGTTCCAGTTGTTCCGACTATCGGCTACCTCTCTAACTACTGGAAGTGGAGGGGCATATTATAATCCTGTGATCAAAGTGGACATGGCGAGTGCTTGTTAAACCCACCTCACGACCATTGACAAGGGGGTGGCTTCAAGAGGAGAGTTGGTGGTTACAACCACCCCTAGCCACCCCAGGAGAAGACGGGGTGGCTGCGTGGTCATCCCATGTCTTCTCCTGGGGTGGACGCATGACTGCTCTCAAGAGCAACAATCACTCACAGTGTCTTCTTTGGAGGTGGCTGCGGCAGCTCGCAAGAGAAAATAGTGGGTGGCCGCTTGTCTTCTTGTAAGGTTGTCGCGTGGCTACCCTCAGGAGAAACACGGCCACCCAAGAGAAAACAAGGTTAGTTGCTCGGCCACCCCAGGAGAAGAGGGGTGGCCACATCTACCCCATAACCTTTCTCATCTCTCATGAACTTCAGCGTTGTGGCATCCAAATCTACCCATGTGGTCACCAAAAAACCGTTGCAGGGATTATAAATGTAGCTGCTTGTGGGGAGTGTAGTGTTCAAATGAGGTTCATGGGTCGTATGGGGTAGGGCTATGGAAGAATATCAGGAGGggtttgagagtttttttagTCACGGTAGAGTTGTTGGTGATGACTCCAAaattagattttggcatgatggTGATGGGGGGATTAGGCCCTCAAGGCACCTTATTTGAGATTGTTCAGTTTGGCCCATAGCAAGGATGCTTATGTGGCTTGTAACTTGGAGTTTTCTAGTGACTCTCATTAGTGGAATGTTAACTTTCTCAAAGCGGCTCATGGTTGGAAGGTAGATGTATTTAccttgttcttcaatttgttgtatcCCTTTAGATTGAGACAGAGTagtgaagacaagctttgttgggtACATTTCAAGAAAAGGGTTGTTTGATGTTAAGATCTTACTACAATATCCTTGCTCCCCATGATAACACTCCTTTCCCTTGGAGTATTTGGTAGAGTAAGGTTCCTTTGAGAGTAGTGCTATTTGCATGGTAGGCTGCCTTAGGGAAGGTACGTACTACTAATAATCCAAGAAAGCGGCATGTCATGATGGTTGATTGGTGTTTGTATGTGTAAGAATAGTGGAGAGTCTGTGGGCCAACTTTACTCCATTGTGAGATGACAAGTACTCTTTGGAACACCATCTTCAACTTTGAAGGGTTGGCTTGGGTTATGCCTGGACAAGTAATAGATCTTTTCGTCTGCTGGAAAGGGCAATTTTTGTAGGCTTGGGAATGCTGAAATGTGGAAGATGGTTTTATCTTGCCTCATGTGGTGTCTTTCAAGGGAGAGAAATGGTTGGAGTTTTAAAGACCGTGAACGGACGATGGAGGAAGTTTCAGACCTTTGGATATATGCCTTCGATTTAAATTTTCTACCTTTCATGTGTTTattgatcttttttcttcttctttgctaGGTGtatttcttgtatacttcatgtgtgtACTTAAGTTGCACCTTTTACGCTTTTTaatatcaaaacaaataaaaaaagaagaagaatcaagcacaGTTCCATTTAGTTGATCAAGTATACTGAACTGGATGTTGGATAACTTCTACGATTGCTTTGACAATGAGTATGCTCGGACTGGATATTTAGCTCAAAAAATTGAAGCTTGTTTCTCTTACACTTATTTAATATGAGGGAAATAAGATGGTCTGCAATAGTTCCCATCCTGTTGTCACATCCGTCTCttttaacaactttattacCAGTGGTATTGCCTCTCAATCACTTCTACTCTCCCGTTCTTGTCATCTGTGCTATCTTTAACTGTGTCATGCAGTTGTTTGGATTGTTGAAATGTGTTTCGGCTCTCATATCATTTTGCAACATAGCGAGAGAGTAGCTTGTGTTTGCCTTGTCAAAGTTATAGGGTAAATGGTGTTCTGTTTCTATCATTATAGTTATATGGATAAGGGTGTTTTTGTAATGATGAAAAGTAGTTCCCTGTAGAGCATATTAAGAGGACACCGGTGACATTTTTAAGGATGAAGCATTGTATAGGGTGATACATTCATCTATTTGGCAAGAGTGTTCTCATTTAAATCATTTTGAGAATCATACGAAATGCCTGTAGTCTTTGTACCATATGGAAATGGAATCACCACCCCTCATTTACAAGGGGTGGTGGGTAACCGCAGGGGTTGAATCCTGTTTGGGAATATGAGTTgtatttacttataaaaaatctTGGAAACAAGAAGGTTTAAGAATGGGTATGGCTTAGGAGACTCGAATGggtgcagaaaaaaaaaagtttgagacTGATATAATCATTCATGATTAGCATTCTAGTCTCTTTGCTTTGTTTCTACATTCAAATAAGACCTAGCTTTGCAATCTGAAATCTTGTTTCTGTTCTGAAGAAAATAATCTAATTAAAGACCAAAGTATGTGAATTCCAATTTCAATGAGAGCTTATTTAGAATAATATATGTCACAGGAACCTCATGGCATGGTAACAATGGGGGAATTTCGACTGCCAGAGGCTAAGGCTGGAACAGTAATGTACTTCGATTTCCCTAGGCCAATATCAACCCGCAGGATTTCATTCAAACTTCTTGGAGATGTCGCAGCATTTGCTGATGATCCTACGGAACTAGACGATTCTGGATTTTGGCAATTGGCATCGGGCTTGTCCATGGCCAATAGGATTAAGTCGTATTACTATGGTGATCCTTATGAACTTGGGAAATGGGCTACTAGTCTTTCGGCAATTTGAGTCTTATTTTTGCACGTAAAATAGCGTCTGAGGATTGACTGGGAGGCTTGTCATCGTCCAATAGGGGGTTGGTTGTGGTTGTTatattgtttttacttttctttgaTGTGATATCAGCTTGTAGCATTATATTCATTGATGTAATAATATCAGTGTTGTGTACAATTGATTTGCTTCACTCTTTGGGATTAAGCTTGCAGCaatctacttttttatttttacccgTAATTTTTCAGTACTGTACTTGAGCCAACCCAAACAGTCATTATTTTCAAGACTATATCATGCTGCGATTTATTTGTAATTTGCCTTATTGGAAGTAAATGACGTAAAGAAAcattatttagtaaactgttatacgTTTGTTACACGATTAAAATggtgtgacagtaaaaattaataagagcttgtaaaaagaaaatttaaagattaattttcaCTGATACATTATCCCAATCATATAACAATTGTATAACAATCTATTAACATACGACTTTGCCAATAGAATACAAATATAAACATTGAGTCTCTGTAGATAGCACAAGACCCTTCTTCTTCCTGGAAGAAACCAAGCCATGAAATCAACATAGAGTGCTGATCCTATATGGTGCATATATATGCCACattgaaaacattaaaatcCTTGGAGCAAAAGAGCTCAAATACCAACAATGCACTTTGATAGGATTCTAAGTTCCTTGATCCTCCTCTAATCTAACATCGAATGCGATTAAATGGTTGATACTATAAAGGGTGTTCAGCGTTTCAACACAGGTACCACCAAATATATAGATTCTGAAATCAATATTATAACTATGCAAATGTTTTCGAATAtaagtttccaatttccaatCAACATGTAGATCTATAGGGTATACACGAATAGATATTTCACAAGCAATGCATTTATCAAACTCAAAATGTATTCAACCGCCGAAACGTTCTGGaatgattaatttttcataGGAATATTGAATCGTTACAGGTAAACAATTTGCATGGGATAAGGGAATCATGAAACTTTGACCAATGTACCTTACCGCTCGTATTGTTTGTTGGCCATAATTCATGACCCCATTTATCATAGGGAACATATTGTAAATATCTATGAATCTGTTCCGGTATACATATTATACCTTCATTGAATGTAAAGAACACGAGAAAATGTATCGTATTGGTATTGTTTTCGTTCATGACGACTCATTGTTTGCAAGGCCGAAATCTGTCATTGCTTTATGCCTCTCCAAGCAAAAACATGCATCACCTAGAATATTAACGAAAGCTCTAGATTAcattagttaaaaaaatttaattgaagtTGTCAACTATTCTAATTGGtggcattttttcttttttggcttacAGTGTAACAAAACTTGGGAATCAAAAGATTAGTAGGATTGAGAGATAAATGAGGCACACCTCGTACTTGTAGGTACACCAAACAGTATATTAACTATAAATAGATTCCGTTTCCCTCCATGAGTACATAAGCAAAACACGCCAAGAAACAagaatagaacaaaaaaaaaaaggcactcaCGCACAAAGGAAAAAGgacaaaagaagatgaagaaaaagaaagagccaaaacaaaaagagtTGGGAAGGGGAGGGAATTAAGGGGGATTGAGATCACTAAAGGACGGATGAAACTAGGTGTATGGGTAGGGGCACTAGCCCCTCAAAAGTTTTAAAGTTTTCTAATGTTTAccctttaaaattaattttttgccattcaaaaagtattatttttaGTTGTCCCATGAAACTAAATTTCTAGTCCGATCCATGCTATGGAGatggaagaaaaaatgaatatttctACAAACTAAGGGCTCTATCagatttggaggaaaacttggTCAGATTGGAGGAAGTTCCTGCTGCCGCCAGACCACTAGCCCTTCCTCCGCCAAACGCCTAACAAAATTTGGATAGGATTACTAACAAGGTTCTTCTACAATCAACATTGTCAAGGCTGCGAATATCTCATTTGAGAGCATCCAAGAACATCTTCAAGCTCTCAAGTCTCAAATTTTGGATAGGATTACAAACAAGGTTCttatttaaagataaataaCATGATCAGACTAAAGGCAACAAATTTGCAGTTTGATCATGCAACCAATAACTGCCAAGAGATGGCGTTATATAGACTTGCTTGGTTGCTTTCTTGCTGTAAAACTGTAAAAGGAAGAATGAAAAACTCTTCTTTTATGAGTTACCGATGCGAAGATCAAAGCTTGAGAATCAAAAAATGGATCTTGAAGTTTCATGGAAACCTTGAGAAGCAAACTAAATATAGTACTGAACTATATACAGAGCAATGTGATGGGATCAGCATCACCAACCAAAATGAATCAGAAATATGCACAAGTAGTAGTAATAATCAACTTCATGCAATATCATTGAACAAAGAATATCTTTTATTTACCTTTCAAGCTGAGGAACAAGGAGAATTAAATTTCCGAATCCAAGAAAAAACCAGCCTCACTGTTTTTCATTTGCAAAAGTGAGGAGATTCAAGCCCAAACGACAGCTTAAATTGAAAACTTTACacttaaataagtaaaaaaaccATCAAATTTTCAACAAATAAAATTGGCCAATTGAGTAGCAGTGCTTTGTTTCGACAAAGAAGTTTATTTACAGCAGAGTTCAGCAGATGTAGTAAGTCCACACCTTAGTGACAGGAGAATATTGTGCTCCTGAATGCATGAGCTGAGAACCACAATGGAAGCGTCGAGCCGTTCTTCACGGAGTACATTTCTTTCCACACTCGATTCTTCCGCTGATACACCAACACCTGCTTATGAGTTGCTAGGAAAACATATTCACCTGTCTGACTTATCGGGAAAATGCCCGGAACAAGTCCTCTGATACATCTAAGACTCACCCTATCAGCCAATTGCCATTCTTCCCTCTCATAGTCTTTCAATACCCAAATATTCATCCAAGCATCTGATATCTGCACCACGGACAGGCAACCATCTGATTCCAACAAATAAATCCTATTCCCAGCAGAACCATAGCTGACTTGCTCAGGCAATGGCATCTTCCTCCATATCTCACAATCCAAATCAAGCACAAGAATGCCAGACCAACTACCTGTCAACCAATGCAACGAGCCATTCACAAACACAACTTGATTCCGATTCATGTGCGTGAAATGATCATCTTGAAATGACACAAACTTTGTCCATTTGTTCAACTCCGAATCAAAAACCAAGCATATAAAAGTTCCATCCGACCTATGACCAAAAGAGCGGTGATAGCCCGCCAACACAACCTTAAATTTCTGACTCGAGGAATCGCATGCCAAACCAACCAGAATGGCCTCACCATCAGGGTAAAACCGAGTCACAGGCCTCTCTCTACTCCTAGGAAGCAACCTCAACTCCCTAGTCATTGGATTGCAGATATAGTAAACACCCTTATCAGGAATACTCGAGCAACACAGCAAGCCATTACACGAGGCTCTAACCTTAAATCTATCTTTCAAGAAATCCAAAGAAAATTCAGAAACACCCCTCAGATTATCAACACAAATCAAGCAAGATTTCGATTCTGATGCCTCTGAGACCTCAACCAATACCATAGGGTTCTTGACAGACAATTCATTATAGAGCTGGACAAAATACTTGTCCGAGGACAATCTGTTCCAAAGTTTACACACGGTTTTGCTTCTGAATAGGGACTTCACCGGCAATCTTGCAAGAATTTGAAGAACAACTTCGTCCGGGAAAAACCCATCCCCTTGTGAATTCATAATTAGCAAattccaagaagaaaaaaagaaaaatttgagatACCCAGATGTGAAAATCGATAGAAAGGTCCAAGCTTTGCTTACCAGATGAAAATCCCGATACGGGTATTCGGCGAAAACTCATTTGATGCGTGTGAATCTGAGTGGGGCTTTTCACTTTTTGCCTTTTGAGTTCGTCATTTTCTTGACTCCGTTGGGCAGTTTTATTATAGTATTTTTCTTGACCAAGCCCCAAGAGGGCCTGAGACTTTGGGGTATAA from Corylus avellana chromosome ca1, CavTom2PMs-1.0 encodes the following:
- the LOC132187977 gene encoding F-box protein At5g49610 isoform X1, which encodes MSFRRIPVSGFSSGDGFFPDEVVLQILARLPVKSLFRSKTVCKLWNRLSSDKYFVQLYNELSVKNPMVLVEVSEASESKSCLICVDNLRGVSEFSLDFLKDRFKVRASCNGLLCCSSIPDKGVYYICNPMTRELRLLPRSRERPVTRFYPDGEAILVGLACDSSSQKFKVVLAGYHRSFGHRSDGTFICLVFDSELNKWTKFVSFQDDHFTHMNRNQVVFVNGSLHWLTGSWSGILVLDLDCEIWRKMPLPEQVSYGSAGNRIYLLESDGCLSVVQISDAWMNIWVLKDYEREEWQLADRVSLRCIRGLVPGIFPISQTGEYVFLATHKQVLVYQRKNRVWKEMYSVKNGSTLPLWFSAHAFRSTIFSCH
- the LOC132187977 gene encoding F-box protein At5g49610 isoform X2, translated to MSFRRIPVSGFSSVVLQILARLPVKSLFRSKTVCKLWNRLSSDKYFVQLYNELSVKNPMVLVEVSEASESKSCLICVDNLRGVSEFSLDFLKDRFKVRASCNGLLCCSSIPDKGVYYICNPMTRELRLLPRSRERPVTRFYPDGEAILVGLACDSSSQKFKVVLAGYHRSFGHRSDGTFICLVFDSELNKWTKFVSFQDDHFTHMNRNQVVFVNGSLHWLTGSWSGILVLDLDCEIWRKMPLPEQVSYGSAGNRIYLLESDGCLSVVQISDAWMNIWVLKDYEREEWQLADRVSLRCIRGLVPGIFPISQTGEYVFLATHKQVLVYQRKNRVWKEMYSVKNGSTLPLWFSAHAFRSTIFSCH